The sequence below is a genomic window from Anopheles cruzii chromosome 3, idAnoCruzAS_RS32_06, whole genome shotgun sequence.
gcagcagcagcagatgacCCAAACGGACGCCACCACACTTTTCGTGCAGCAGGGCGACCGTTtgatcctgcagcagcaggacttCGTGGGCCGCGTACAACCGCGGATGATCCGGACGGAACAATACCAGTGCCTTCAGGCAGGCCGCCTCCCGGTAGTCGACCCGTGCGGCCGCAAACTGTTGAATGGCGCTCGCCAACCGTACCGCCAACGGATTGCGCCCGATAAATTCTGTAATTCAAAAAAGgagataaatgaaaaataacattcgaaTGATGAGCCCACAAACTGACCATTGTCGATGGGCAGGCCCCACTGGGCCGCGGTGATGACGAACAGCTCGGCCCATGcttcctccagcagcagcttctggtcggtggccggaagcTGCAGAAACGATGGCACCGTTTTGGCCCACTTGACCGCCAGGAACAGGAGCTTGGCGGCCGATTCGAGCAGCATGTCCGTTTCGCTCTTGCCGCCACCGAATGCCACCGCTGCCCAGCCCGTGCTTCGTGGAGGACTTTCCCCGGCCTCGCCAGTGCTGCTGACTTCGTTCTCCTTCGCCCCGGAACCGAGGGCCAGAATCGAACTGATGGAGTGCATCGGTGGTGCCGTTGGTAACACCAACGAGTCGGTAACACCAACCAAAGAGAACTCCTTCGACATCGCCGTACTGCCGGAAGGCTTATAGTCGATGGCGCTCGGTCCACCCGACGGAATTTTGATGCCCGGAGTGGCTGTACCCGGTGGCTGTACCGGGACCGGAATCTGTAAGCTAgccccggccggtggcagggTGATCGGTGTAAAGGTGTGGTTCGTGCTACCGGCTCCTGGaggggccggtgccggaggaaAGTGGTCGTACATGGCAGTGGTGCAAGTTCCGTTCGCGgaactggccgccgccgccaggactGCAGCCGATTGGGCGTACGGTGAGAGGAAGCGGCCTGTATCGGCGGCGATGGGCGTGAACCCGGATGCAGAGGCCGTAATGTGGAGCGGTAGTGGAAAGAAGAGGTTCGTCTGGGGCAGCGAAAAAGCCTGGGCCCGGGACGCGTAGTACTCGCCGTGGGCCGCCGATAGTGCGCTGACGGCCGCCAGCGGTGTACAGTTCCGAGGGGCCCGTTCGTGCTGGACAGCttgaaagaagaaaggaaagcACACCAACTCCGTAAGGATACGGAACGGACGAAGGGAGCCGTCTAAGCGGAGCAGCATATGGTGCGGTTCCCATCGCGGGCCGATCATTACTTGGCCCGCCGACGACCCCTCCCCGGTTGGGATCGAGGGCAATGTTTCTGGGCAGGGTGTGTATGCTGGATCCTGGAAGTCAACTATCTGCTGATTGATTCCCTGGCCTACAGGCGAAAGGGCACGGGACCCCGTACTGGACGCAAGGTAATAGCAAATCAATAATCTACGCTATCAATGCGCAACACGTTTACAGGTCGCTTTGGTTGAGAGCGCAGAATGGCGGCTTTGATTTtcttaacaaaaaaactaaGCAACAGGCTTTGGCAcagattttaattaattacagtaaatataataaaatgaaCGAATTCACATTAACACATTCCCACGGGTACAAATTATTGAACGGAGCAACGTTTCGTTCAAAGCCCTCTTCAATTGAAGCAGGCTTTGAGTGGGTGATTCAAATGATTCAAAAGATGATTTCACGAACCCGACGGCTACTTGGATCTAAGATTACCCGATCGCGTTTATCTAATCACTCGACAGAGGTAGCTATGAAAGCACATTCCGTTTTTCATCCATATTAGGGAAAGTTTCATAGTAACCTAGATTATATGTAACTTGATT
It includes:
- the LOC128273696 gene encoding photoreceptor-specific nuclear receptor-like, whose protein sequence is MNDISNSNVKMSSGPGVLCKVCGDRASGKHYGVPSCDGCRGFFKRSIRRNLEYVCKEGGKCVVDVSRRNQCQACRFAKCLQANMRREAVQHERAPRNCTPLAAVSALSAAHGEYYASRAQAFSLPQTNLFFPLPLHITASASGFTPIAADTGRFLSPYAQSAAVLAAAASSANGTCTTAMYDHFPPAPAPPGAGSTNHTFTPITLPPAGASLQIPVPVQPPGTATPGIKIPSGGPSAIDYKPSGSTAMSKEFSLVGVTDSLVLPTAPPMHSISSILALGSGAKENEVSSTGEAGESPPRSTGWAAVAFGGGKSETDMLLESAAKLLFLAVKWAKTVPSFLQLPATDQKLLLEEAWAELFVITAAQWGLPIDNEFIGRNPLAVRLASAIQQFAAARVDYREAACLKALVLFRPDHPRLYAAHEVLLLQDQTVALLHEKCGGVRLGHLLLLLPAIKAAANAKVLQEMLFRKTVGEVAIERLLLDLMKT